In Anaerolineales bacterium, one DNA window encodes the following:
- a CDS encoding DUF3800 domain-containing protein, with the protein MAKNARSQNKSAATTRHYFVDEGGDSTLFASRGKVIIDTEGCSRFFMLGLLDIADPVSLKQRLDDLRARLMSDPYFNNVPSMQPQAGKTALAFHAKDDLPEIRREVLALLREIEGLRYFAVVTDKWSVLDYVRQQNVRNPGYRYHPNELYDYLTRRLFKNLLHKDGGYEIVFATRGASDRTSALQAAIETARERFAQQWGIFANAPTHILSSTPVVHAGLQAADYFTWALQRMYEKGEDRYLNYLWKSVHLVQDIDDKREAGYGVYYTQKKPLTTAALEWRKQNKMPGI; encoded by the coding sequence ATGGCTAAGAACGCGCGCTCCCAAAATAAAAGCGCAGCCACCACCCGTCACTATTTTGTTGATGAAGGCGGCGACAGCACGCTTTTTGCCAGCAGAGGCAAAGTCATCATCGATACAGAGGGTTGTTCCCGTTTCTTCATGCTCGGCTTGTTGGACATTGCCGACCCTGTGAGCCTGAAACAGCGTCTCGACGACCTGCGGGCGCGATTGATGAGTGATCCATATTTCAATAACGTGCCTTCCATGCAGCCACAGGCTGGAAAGACCGCCCTGGCTTTCCACGCTAAAGACGACCTGCCGGAAATACGGCGCGAAGTGCTTGCGCTTCTGCGCGAAATCGAAGGATTGCGTTACTTTGCGGTTGTGACGGATAAGTGGAGCGTATTGGATTATGTCCGCCAGCAGAATGTGCGCAACCCCGGTTATCGTTACCACCCCAACGAATTGTATGACTATTTGACTCGGCGTTTGTTCAAGAATCTGCTGCACAAGGACGGCGGGTACGAGATCGTGTTTGCCACCAGGGGCGCGTCCGACCGCACGTCCGCCCTGCAAGCGGCAATCGAAACGGCGCGCGAACGTTTTGCCCAACAATGGGGCATATTCGCCAATGCGCCGACTCATATACTTTCATCCACTCCCGTTGTCCATGCTGGTTTGCAGGCGGCGGATTACTTCACATGGGCGTTACAGCGTATGTACGAAAAAGGGGAAGACCGCTATTTGAATTACCTCTGGAAATCAGTCCATCTTGTACAGGACATTGACGATAAACGCGAGGCCGGCTACGGCGTGTATTACACACAAAAAAAGCCGCTCACCACGGCGGCTTTGGAATGGCGCAAACAAAATAAAATGCCAGGGATATAG
- a CDS encoding DEAD/DEAH box helicase family protein, which yields MDSGAKFLYEDLNTLSNWGNLPKTMPDSVARNLNPRYELRPYQVEAFARFFHCHKNDFPNKTYPLHFLFNMATGSGKTLIMAGAILYLYEQGYRNFLFFVNSTNIIEKTKDNFLNPASIKFLFNPDINIGNRRVRVSAVENFEAVNANDINICFTTIQKLHSDLTNEKENSLTFEDFRKHRIVLIADEAHHMNVQTKAKNNGGDIQAIDVANWENTVEGIFQQNPENLLLEFTATHDYQTPAMVEKYRNMVIFRYDLPEFRNDKFSKDVTLVYSDFDLNERILQALILSQYKQEVAAKHRVNLKPVILLKAQKTIAQSQENKANFHKLIEGLTAKQITKIRMSDVEIVQRAFHFFDGSKISDQQLAERLKREFHEDFCLSVNDEKEKENYQILVNTLEDRNNHIRAIFAVQKLNEGWDVLNLFDIVRCYETRDSRSGFVGNTTVSEAQLIGRGARYFPFVLPENNDRFRRKFDGDIEHELRVIEELHYHSINNPKYIYEIRKALVEQGMMDEHTVERKLTLKDKFKKTDFYKYGLVYVNGKLENDYQYVKSFADLGVKRRNYVHAIATGHGGSSALLVEGKQKVVVSDETRRDVKLSEIEKNVIQSALARNPFFTFENVNHYFPHVKTMNQFIQSEQYLGGLEITFEGNLYQFEENRAEKLYAVMGLLGEVEAEVRQQITDFRGSKEFTKEWVRDIFKDKVLKFDKNNDRIKDEDQFEHFVSSRDWFAFNTVYGTSEEKDFVRMLDRFMDTLQKKYEEMYLVRNEGHFAIYDFAKGRPFQPDFVLFLKEKSGNMLTYQLFIEPKGKFLKEHDKWKETFLKEITEEFGNKVLTLAGKSKYRLIGVPFYDNENENLFKESLDLVL from the coding sequence ATGGATTCTGGTGCGAAATTTCTCTACGAAGACCTGAATACGCTCTCAAACTGGGGTAATTTGCCCAAAACCATGCCCGATTCAGTTGCCAGAAACCTGAATCCGCGCTACGAACTACGCCCGTATCAGGTCGAAGCCTTTGCGCGTTTCTTCCATTGCCACAAAAACGACTTCCCCAACAAAACTTATCCCCTGCATTTCCTGTTCAACATGGCAACGGGCAGCGGCAAGACGCTCATCATGGCGGGCGCGATCCTATATCTCTACGAGCAGGGCTATCGAAATTTCCTGTTCTTCGTCAACTCGACCAACATTATCGAAAAGACGAAGGACAACTTCCTCAACCCCGCCTCCATCAAATTTCTCTTCAATCCAGACATCAATATCGGAAACCGCCGCGTGCGTGTGTCTGCGGTGGAGAACTTCGAAGCGGTCAACGCAAATGACATCAACATTTGCTTCACGACGATTCAAAAACTCCATTCCGACCTGACCAACGAAAAAGAAAATTCGCTTACCTTCGAAGATTTCCGCAAGCACAGAATCGTGCTGATCGCCGATGAAGCCCATCACATGAACGTGCAAACCAAGGCAAAGAACAACGGCGGGGATATTCAAGCCATCGATGTTGCCAACTGGGAAAACACAGTGGAGGGCATCTTCCAACAAAATCCCGAAAACCTCCTGCTGGAGTTTACCGCCACGCACGATTATCAGACCCCCGCGATGGTGGAGAAGTACCGGAACATGGTCATCTTCCGTTACGACCTGCCCGAATTCCGAAACGACAAATTCTCGAAGGATGTCACACTGGTCTATTCGGACTTCGACCTGAACGAGCGCATCTTGCAAGCCCTTATCCTGAGTCAATACAAACAGGAAGTGGCGGCAAAGCACCGCGTCAACCTGAAACCCGTCATTTTGCTGAAAGCGCAGAAAACAATTGCGCAATCGCAGGAAAACAAAGCCAACTTCCACAAACTGATCGAAGGTCTGACTGCAAAGCAAATCACCAAAATCCGAATGTCGGACGTGGAGATCGTCCAGCGCGCCTTTCACTTCTTCGATGGTAGCAAGATCAGCGATCAGCAATTGGCAGAACGCTTGAAACGCGAGTTCCATGAAGATTTCTGTCTCTCGGTCAACGACGAGAAGGAAAAAGAGAATTATCAAATCCTTGTCAACACACTGGAAGACAGGAACAACCATATCCGCGCCATCTTTGCCGTGCAAAAACTCAATGAAGGCTGGGATGTGCTGAACCTGTTCGACATTGTCCGCTGTTACGAAACAAGAGACTCAAGAAGCGGCTTTGTCGGGAATACAACCGTTTCCGAAGCGCAACTGATCGGGCGCGGGGCAAGATATTTCCCGTTCGTATTGCCCGAAAACAATGACCGCTTTCGCCGTAAATTCGACGGCGACATTGAACACGAATTGCGGGTTATCGAGGAATTGCATTATCACAGCATCAACAACCCGAAATATATCTACGAAATCCGCAAGGCTCTGGTCGAGCAAGGCATGATGGATGAACACACCGTCGAGCGAAAACTCACATTGAAGGATAAATTCAAGAAAACCGATTTCTACAAATACGGGCTGGTCTACGTCAACGGCAAACTGGAAAACGATTACCAATATGTCAAATCGTTTGCAGATCTGGGCGTGAAAAGGAGAAATTACGTCCACGCCATTGCCACAGGTCATGGCGGTTCGAGCGCGCTCCTGGTGGAAGGGAAACAAAAAGTTGTTGTATCCGATGAAACGCGGCGTGACGTAAAACTGTCAGAGATCGAAAAGAACGTTATTCAGTCCGCGCTTGCCAGAAATCCATTTTTCACGTTCGAAAACGTCAATCATTATTTTCCGCATGTCAAAACCATGAATCAGTTCATACAATCGGAGCAATATCTCGGCGGGTTGGAAATCACCTTTGAAGGCAACTTGTATCAATTTGAAGAAAACAGGGCTGAAAAACTCTACGCGGTCATGGGCTTGCTTGGCGAAGTGGAAGCCGAAGTCCGCCAGCAAATCACCGATTTTCGCGGCTCCAAGGAATTTACAAAGGAATGGGTGCGCGATATCTTCAAGGATAAAGTCCTGAAATTCGACAAGAATAATGATCGCATCAAAGACGAAGACCAGTTCGAGCATTTCGTATCCTCAAGAGATTGGTTCGCCTTCAACACGGTCTACGGCACCAGCGAAGAAAAAGACTTTGTCCGCATGCTGGACAGGTTCATGGATACATTGCAAAAAAAATACGAAGAGATGTACCTTGTCCGCAACGAGGGACATTTCGCCATCTACGACTTTGCAAAAGGGCGACCCTTCCAGCCCGATTTTGTCCTGTTTCTAAAGGAAAAAAGCGGCAACATGCTCACCTATCAATTATTTATCGAGCCAAAGGGTAAATTCCTAAAGGAACATGATAAATGGAAGGAAACATTCTTGAAGGAAATTACAGAAGAGTTCGGAAACAAGGTGTTGACATTGGCTGGTAAATCGAAATACCGTCTCATTGGCGTACCTTTTTACGACAACGAGAATGAGAATTTGTTCAAGGAAAGTCTGGATTTGGTTTTGTAA